One window of Panthera tigris isolate Pti1 chromosome C2, P.tigris_Pti1_mat1.1, whole genome shotgun sequence genomic DNA carries:
- the LOC102949313 gene encoding ATP synthase subunit s, mitochondrial-like, whose amino-acid sequence MKCLPFLQCHQMMLFGKISQQLCGLKKLPWSCDRRYFWGWLNAVFHKVDYERIRDVGPDRAASEWLLHCGAMVRYHNQERWQKDYNHLPTGPLDKYKIQAIDATDSCIMSIGFDYMEGLHHVEKIRLRKCHYIKDDYLEKLGKLENLQKSVLEMEIISCVNVTDKGIIALYHSRNLKYLLLSDLPGVRKKENLIRAFKTALPSLELKLDLK is encoded by the coding sequence atgaaatgtctgCCCTTCCTCCAATGCCATCAAATGATGCTGTTTGGAAAAATTTCCCAGCAGTTGTGTGGCTTAAAGAAACTCCCATGGTCATGTGACCGCAGATACTTCTGGGGCTGGTTGAATGCAGTGTTTCATAAAGTGGATTATGAACGCATCAGGGATGTGGGACCCGATAGGGCAGCATCGGAGTGGCTGCTGCACTGTGGGGCCATGGTGCGCTACCACAACCAGGAGAGGTGGCAGAAGGACTACAACCACCTCCCCACAGGACCTCTGGACAAGTACAAGATTCAGGCAATTGATGCCACCGACTCTTGTATCATGAGCATTGGATTTGATTACATGGAGGGCCTACACCATGTTGAAAAAATAAGGCTACGCAAGTGTCATTATATCAAGGATGACTATTTGGAGAAACTTGGTAAActtgaaaatttacaaaagagcgtattggaaatggaaataatttcatGTGTGAATGTCACAGACAAAGGCATCATTGCTTTATATCACTCAAGaaacctgaaatatttactgttaAGTGATCTTCCtggagtaagaaaaaaagaaaaccttatccGAGCCTTTAAGACTGCACTGCCTTCTCTGGAACTAAAATTAGACTTGAAGTAA